One window from the genome of Mycolicibacterium gadium encodes:
- the gltB gene encoding glutamate synthase large subunit, which yields MRYSAFPEPQGLYDPDNESDSCGVAMITDIQGRRSHAIVVDGLVALEHLEHRGAAGAEPNSGDGAGILIQLPVELLRDVVDFELPPPTAEGANTFAAGICFLPQGAADRAAARADVEAIAAEEGLTVLGWREVPTDPDGAEVGATALGCMPRMEQLFVASPQHLGGIDLDRHVYPLRKRAERNGVYFPSLSSRTMVYKGMLTTMQLPQYFPDLRDERCCSAIAIVHSRFSTNTFPSWPLAHPFRFVAHNGEINTVRGNRNRMHAREAMLASSKIPGDLSRLSPICTPEASDSASFDEVLELLHLGGRTLPHAVLMMIPEAWENNTTMEPAERAFWQFHASLMEPWDGPACVTFTDGTLVGAVLDRNGLRPGRWWRTLDDRLILASESGVLDVPSAHIVAKGRLQPGKMLLIDTAAGRIVGDDEIKESLAGQESYGEWLHSGLLDINTLADRVRFQPNHETVVRRQIAFGYTEEDLRILLSPMAASGAEPLGSMGTDTPTAVLSQRSRLLYDYFVELFAQVTNPPLDAIREEVVTSMARIMGPEQNLLEPTAASCRQIVLRWPVLDNDELNKIVHINDDGEYGGLRTAVLKALYDVERGGDGLADALEDLRLRACDAIAKGARTLVISDRDSDHTKAPIPSLLAVSAVHHHLVRTKQRTTVALVVESGDAREVHHIAMLIGFGAAAVNPYLAFESIEDLVREGELTGIEPAAAVRNYLKALGKGVMKVMSKMGISTVASYTAAQAFEAVGIDKHVIDEYFTGTPSQLGGVGLDVLAEEVKVRHRRAYPENPTERVHRRLEVGGEYAFRREGELHLFTPEVVFLLQHSTRTGRHDIFKQYSEEVNRLSREGGTLRGLFGFKKLRPPVPLEEVESVDSIVTRFNTGAMSYGSISAEAHETMAIAMNNLGGRSNSGEGGEDTERLYDPRRRSAVKQVASGRFGVTSDYLLNATDIQIKMAQGAKPGEGGQLPGYKVYPNIARTRHSTPGVGLISPPPHHDIYSIEDLAQLIHDLKNANADARIHVKLVSSVGVGTVAAGVSKAHADVVLISGYDGGTGAAPLTSLKHAGMPWEIGLADTQQTLMLNGLRDRITVQCDGGMRTARDVVVAALLGAEEYGFATAPLVVSGCIMMRVCHLDTCPVGVATQNPKLRARFNGKPEFVENYFRFIAEDIRHYLADLGFRSIDEAVGHAEMLDTDEGVAHWKSRGLDLAPVFAVPNRPGDWARRRTRGQEHGLEEALDRTLIQLAEGALEDAHPVRLELPVRNVNRTVGTLLGSEVTRRYGAAGLPDNTIHIRLTGSAGQSVGAFLPPGITLELIGDANDYVGKGLSGGRVIVRPPDDVLFLPEDNVIAGNTLLFGATSGELYLRGRVGERFAARNSGALTVVEGVGDHACEYMTGGRVVVLGKTGRNMAAGMSGGIAFVLGLDPKKVNTEMVELQRLEPEDLTWLRDVIATHAKYTGSTLAASVLSDWPRRSAQFTKVMPRDYQRVLEATLVAKREGRDVDTAIMEASRG from the coding sequence ATGCGCTACTCGGCATTTCCCGAGCCCCAGGGGCTCTACGACCCGGATAACGAGTCTGACTCCTGCGGCGTCGCCATGATCACCGACATCCAAGGTCGCCGGTCGCACGCCATCGTCGTCGACGGACTGGTCGCCCTCGAACATCTCGAACACCGTGGCGCTGCGGGCGCCGAACCCAACAGCGGTGACGGTGCCGGCATCCTCATCCAGCTGCCCGTCGAACTGCTGCGCGACGTCGTCGACTTCGAGCTGCCGCCGCCGACGGCCGAGGGCGCCAACACCTTCGCCGCCGGCATCTGCTTCCTGCCGCAGGGCGCCGCCGACAGGGCGGCCGCACGTGCCGACGTCGAAGCCATCGCCGCCGAGGAAGGGCTCACCGTGCTCGGCTGGCGTGAGGTCCCCACCGACCCGGACGGAGCCGAGGTCGGGGCGACGGCGCTCGGCTGTATGCCGCGCATGGAGCAGCTGTTCGTCGCCTCGCCGCAGCACCTCGGCGGCATCGATCTCGACCGTCATGTCTACCCGCTGCGCAAGCGAGCCGAGCGCAACGGCGTGTACTTCCCTTCGCTGTCCAGCCGCACCATGGTGTACAAGGGCATGCTCACCACCATGCAACTGCCCCAATACTTTCCGGATCTGCGCGATGAACGCTGCTGCAGCGCGATCGCGATTGTGCACAGCCGGTTTTCGACGAACACGTTCCCGTCCTGGCCGCTGGCGCATCCCTTCCGCTTCGTCGCGCACAACGGTGAGATCAACACCGTGCGCGGCAACCGCAACCGGATGCACGCACGCGAAGCGATGCTCGCCAGCTCCAAGATTCCCGGCGACCTGTCCCGGCTCTCACCGATCTGCACACCGGAGGCCTCCGATTCGGCGTCGTTCGACGAAGTCCTCGAACTCCTGCATCTGGGTGGGCGCACCCTGCCCCACGCCGTGCTCATGATGATCCCCGAGGCGTGGGAGAACAACACCACCATGGAGCCCGCCGAGCGGGCGTTCTGGCAGTTCCACGCTTCCCTGATGGAGCCGTGGGACGGCCCCGCGTGCGTCACGTTCACCGACGGCACACTCGTCGGAGCTGTGCTGGACCGCAACGGTTTACGGCCAGGACGCTGGTGGCGCACTCTGGATGACCGCCTCATCCTAGCCAGTGAGAGCGGTGTGCTCGACGTGCCGTCCGCGCACATCGTCGCCAAGGGTAGGTTGCAGCCCGGCAAGATGCTGCTCATCGACACCGCCGCCGGTCGGATCGTGGGCGACGACGAGATCAAGGAATCCCTCGCCGGGCAGGAGTCCTATGGCGAATGGCTGCACTCCGGACTGCTCGACATCAACACCCTTGCCGACCGCGTCCGTTTCCAGCCGAACCACGAGACCGTCGTGCGCAGACAGATCGCCTTCGGCTATACCGAAGAAGACCTGCGCATTCTGCTCAGCCCGATGGCCGCCTCCGGTGCTGAGCCGTTGGGCTCCATGGGCACCGACACTCCGACTGCGGTGCTGTCGCAGCGGTCCCGGCTGCTCTATGACTACTTCGTCGAACTCTTCGCGCAGGTGACCAACCCGCCGCTGGACGCGATCCGCGAGGAGGTCGTCACATCGATGGCCCGCATCATGGGCCCGGAGCAGAACCTCCTTGAGCCGACCGCGGCGTCGTGCCGCCAGATCGTGCTGCGCTGGCCGGTTCTCGACAACGACGAGCTCAACAAGATCGTTCACATCAATGACGACGGCGAGTACGGCGGCCTGAGGACCGCGGTCCTCAAGGCGCTCTACGACGTCGAGCGCGGCGGTGACGGCCTGGCCGACGCGTTGGAGGACCTGCGCCTTCGGGCATGCGACGCCATCGCCAAAGGTGCGCGCACCCTGGTCATCTCGGACCGCGACTCCGACCACACGAAGGCGCCGATACCGTCGTTGCTCGCGGTCTCGGCCGTCCACCATCACCTCGTTCGCACAAAGCAGCGCACGACGGTCGCGCTGGTGGTGGAGAGTGGCGACGCCCGCGAGGTTCACCACATCGCGATGCTCATCGGATTCGGTGCCGCCGCGGTCAATCCGTATCTCGCGTTCGAGTCGATCGAAGACCTCGTCCGCGAAGGTGAGCTCACCGGCATCGAACCCGCTGCGGCAGTTCGCAACTACCTCAAGGCACTCGGTAAGGGCGTCATGAAGGTGATGAGCAAGATGGGCATCTCGACCGTCGCCTCCTATACCGCGGCGCAGGCTTTCGAGGCGGTCGGCATCGACAAGCACGTCATCGACGAGTACTTCACCGGTACGCCCAGCCAACTCGGCGGTGTCGGGCTGGACGTGCTCGCCGAGGAAGTCAAGGTCCGGCATCGGCGAGCGTATCCGGAGAACCCGACCGAGCGGGTGCACCGGCGGCTCGAGGTCGGCGGTGAATACGCGTTCCGCCGCGAGGGTGAACTGCACCTGTTCACCCCGGAAGTGGTGTTCCTGCTGCAGCATTCGACGCGCACCGGTCGACACGACATCTTCAAACAGTATTCCGAGGAGGTGAACCGCCTCTCCAGGGAAGGCGGCACGCTGCGTGGCCTGTTCGGTTTCAAGAAGCTGAGACCCCCGGTGCCGCTGGAGGAGGTCGAATCGGTCGACTCCATCGTCACCCGATTCAACACCGGTGCGATGAGCTACGGCTCGATCTCCGCGGAAGCGCACGAGACCATGGCCATCGCCATGAACAACCTCGGTGGCCGGTCGAACTCGGGTGAGGGTGGCGAGGACACCGAACGCCTGTATGACCCACGGCGTCGCAGCGCCGTCAAGCAGGTCGCCTCCGGGCGGTTCGGTGTCACCAGCGATTATCTGCTGAACGCCACCGATATCCAGATCAAGATGGCTCAGGGCGCCAAACCCGGTGAGGGCGGCCAACTCCCGGGCTACAAGGTGTACCCGAACATCGCCAGGACGCGGCACTCGACACCGGGCGTCGGGTTGATCTCCCCGCCGCCGCACCATGACATCTACTCGATCGAGGATCTGGCTCAACTGATCCACGATCTCAAGAACGCCAACGCCGACGCCCGCATCCACGTCAAGCTCGTCAGCAGCGTCGGTGTCGGGACCGTCGCGGCGGGTGTGTCCAAGGCGCACGCCGACGTGGTGCTGATCTCCGGGTATGACGGCGGCACCGGGGCTGCGCCGCTCACGAGCCTCAAGCATGCGGGCATGCCGTGGGAGATCGGGTTGGCCGATACCCAGCAGACGCTGATGCTCAACGGTCTGCGCGACCGCATCACCGTGCAGTGCGACGGTGGGATGCGCACCGCGCGTGACGTCGTCGTCGCGGCGCTGCTCGGTGCCGAGGAATACGGCTTCGCCACTGCGCCGCTGGTGGTTTCGGGTTGCATCATGATGCGGGTCTGTCATCTCGACACGTGTCCCGTCGGTGTCGCGACTCAAAACCCTAAGCTGCGGGCGCGATTCAACGGCAAGCCGGAGTTCGTCGAGAACTATTTCCGGTTCATCGCCGAGGACATCCGTCACTACCTCGCCGACCTCGGATTCCGCAGTATCGACGAGGCGGTGGGTCATGCCGAGATGCTGGACACCGACGAAGGCGTCGCCCATTGGAAGAGCAGGGGTCTGGACCTGGCGCCGGTGTTCGCGGTGCCGAACAGGCCCGGTGACTGGGCACGCCGCCGCACCAGGGGGCAGGAGCACGGCCTCGAAGAAGCGTTGGACCGCACGCTCATCCAGCTCGCCGAGGGCGCGCTGGAAGACGCGCATCCGGTGCGGCTCGAACTGCCGGTGCGTAACGTCAACCGCACCGTCGGCACGTTGCTGGGGTCCGAGGTCACCCGACGCTACGGCGCTGCGGGGCTGCCCGACAACACGATTCACATCAGGCTGACCGGGTCCGCGGGTCAGTCCGTTGGCGCCTTCCTGCCGCCCGGCATCACGCTGGAGCTGATCGGCGACGCCAACGACTATGTCGGCAAGGGGCTGTCCGGCGGACGGGTCATCGTCAGGCCGCCGGACGACGTGCTGTTCCTGCCCGAGGACAACGTCATCGCGGGCAATACCTTGCTGTTCGGCGCCACCTCCGGCGAGCTGTATCTGCGCGGCCGGGTCGGCGAGCGGTTCGCCGCACGCAACTCCGGGGCGCTGACCGTGGTCGAGGGCGTGGGCGATCACGCCTGCGAGTACATGACCGGCGGCCGGGTGGTCGTGCTCGGCAAGACGGGCCGCAACATGGCGGCGGGCATGTCCGGCGGCATCGCGTTCGTACTCGGGCTCGACCCGAAGAAGGTCAACACCGAGATGGTCGAGCTGCAGCGGCTCGAACCCGAGGATCTGACCTGGTTGCGGGACGTCATCGCTACCCACGCCAAGTACACCGGAAGCACGCTGGCCGCCAGTGTGCTGTCCGACTGGCCAAGGCGCAGTGCGCAGTTCACCAAGGTGATGCCCCGCGACTACCAACGGGTTCTGGAGGCCACGTTGGTCGCCAAACGCGAGGGCCGCGATGTCGACACCGCGATCATGGAGGCGAGCCGTGGCTGA
- a CDS encoding glutamate synthase subunit beta: MADPTGFLKVPKVEAAKRAVDERVGDWREVYEQQDPHQRAGEVSQQARRCMDCGIPFCHSGSAGCPLGNLIPEWNDLVRRGRWDAASDRLHATNNFPEFTGRLCPAPCEAACVLSIGEEQTGGSVTIKRIEQTIADQAWMDGIVEPQPAAIATGRRVAVVGSGPAGLAAAQQLTRAGHDVTVYERDDRIGGLMRYGIPEYKLEKATLNQRLAQMRAEGTRFVTECEVGVDLPVERLKAQYDAVVLAVGALRARDSDVEGRSFKGVHLAMDHLVPANKECEGDGPSPVSAEGKHVVIIGGGDTGADCLGTAHRQGAKSVTQLDYNPEPPESRDESRSPWPMWPVVLRTRLSPAHAEGGDRRYEVAVQRFLGDEQGNLRAIEIAEVKVERDADGRRVITPVGDSLELPCELALLAIGFDGVEHMPLLDGLGLDLNRRGALPCGSDWQTDAPGVFVCGDAHRGASLIVWAIAEGRSAAHAVDNYLMGESDLPAPVIPGALPLAVV, from the coding sequence GTGGCTGATCCGACAGGATTTCTCAAGGTCCCCAAGGTCGAGGCCGCGAAGCGGGCGGTCGACGAACGCGTCGGTGACTGGCGCGAGGTCTACGAACAACAGGATCCCCACCAGCGCGCGGGCGAGGTTTCTCAGCAGGCCCGTCGATGCATGGACTGCGGAATCCCGTTCTGCCACTCCGGGAGTGCGGGTTGTCCGTTGGGCAACCTGATTCCGGAATGGAACGACCTGGTGCGGCGCGGCCGCTGGGACGCGGCGAGCGACCGTCTGCACGCGACGAACAACTTCCCGGAGTTCACCGGACGGCTGTGCCCGGCACCGTGCGAAGCGGCGTGTGTCCTCTCCATCGGAGAGGAGCAGACGGGCGGCAGCGTCACGATCAAGCGCATCGAACAGACCATCGCCGACCAGGCCTGGATGGACGGCATCGTCGAGCCTCAGCCCGCGGCCATCGCGACGGGTAGGCGAGTGGCAGTCGTCGGTTCAGGTCCTGCCGGACTCGCTGCGGCACAACAGCTCACACGTGCCGGTCACGACGTCACGGTGTACGAGCGTGACGACCGGATCGGCGGTTTGATGCGCTACGGCATCCCGGAATACAAGCTCGAGAAGGCCACGCTGAACCAGCGGCTGGCCCAGATGCGGGCGGAGGGAACGCGTTTCGTCACCGAGTGTGAAGTCGGCGTCGACCTGCCCGTCGAGCGGCTCAAGGCCCAGTACGACGCCGTGGTGCTGGCGGTCGGCGCGCTGAGGGCGCGCGACAGCGACGTGGAGGGCCGATCGTTCAAGGGCGTGCACTTGGCGATGGACCACTTGGTGCCCGCGAACAAGGAGTGCGAGGGCGACGGTCCGAGCCCAGTCTCCGCCGAGGGCAAGCACGTCGTGATCATCGGTGGCGGTGACACCGGCGCGGACTGCCTGGGCACCGCCCACCGTCAGGGGGCGAAGTCCGTGACCCAGCTGGACTACAACCCGGAGCCGCCGGAGTCGCGCGACGAGTCCCGCTCGCCGTGGCCGATGTGGCCGGTCGTGCTGCGCACCCGCCTGTCGCCGGCGCACGCCGAAGGGGGCGACCGCCGGTACGAGGTGGCGGTCCAGCGCTTCCTCGGCGACGAGCAGGGGAACCTGCGTGCCATCGAGATCGCGGAGGTGAAGGTCGAACGGGACGCCGATGGGCGTCGTGTGATCACACCGGTCGGCGACTCGTTGGAGCTTCCCTGTGAGTTGGCCCTGCTGGCGATCGGTTTCGACGGTGTCGAGCACATGCCGCTGCTGGACGGGCTCGGTCTCGACCTCAACCGACGCGGAGCGCTGCCCTGCGGATCGGACTGGCAGACAGACGCGCCCGGCGTGTTCGTCTGTGGCGATGCTCACCGTGGTGCCTCACTGATCGTCTGGGCCATTGCGGAAGGGCGCAGCGCCGCTCATGCCGTGGACAACTACCTGATGGGGGAGTCGGACCTGCCCGCACCGGTGATCCCGGGCGCCCTTCCGCTGGCCGTCGTCTGA
- the pyk gene encoding pyruvate kinase has product MNRRGKIVCTLGPATATDDAVKALVEAGMDVARLNFSHGDYSDHEANYKRVRAASDATGRAVGILADLQGPKIRLGRFAAGPTYWAEGETVRITVDDCEGTHDRVSTTYKRLAEDATEGDRVLVDDGNVGLVVDEIDGNDVVCTVTEGGAVSNNKGMSLPGMNVSAPALSEKDIEDLEFALQIGVDLVALSFVRSPADIELVHEIMDRVGRRVPVIAKLEKPEAIDNLEAIVLAFDAIMVARGDLGVELPLEEVPLVQKRAIQMARENAKPVIVATQMLESMIENSRPTRAEASDVANAVLDGADAVMLSGETSVGKYPLEVVKTMARIVRAVEENSVVVPPLTHVPRTKRGVISYAARDIGERLDAKALVAYTQSGDTVRRLARLHTPLPLLAFTSLPEVRSQLALSWGTETFIVPHIQTTDGMIKQVDKSLLELGRYKRGDLVVIIAGAPPGTVGSTNLIHVHRIGEDDV; this is encoded by the coding sequence GTGAATAGACGCGGAAAGATCGTCTGCACCCTGGGTCCGGCCACCGCTACTGACGACGCTGTCAAGGCACTGGTCGAGGCCGGAATGGACGTCGCAAGGCTCAACTTCAGCCATGGCGATTACTCCGATCACGAAGCCAACTACAAGCGCGTTCGCGCCGCATCTGACGCCACCGGCCGCGCCGTCGGCATCCTCGCCGACCTGCAGGGTCCGAAGATCCGCCTCGGTAGGTTCGCGGCGGGGCCCACCTACTGGGCCGAAGGTGAGACCGTGCGGATCACGGTCGACGACTGCGAAGGCACGCACGACCGGGTGTCGACGACCTACAAGCGGCTCGCAGAGGACGCCACCGAGGGCGACCGGGTGCTCGTCGACGACGGAAACGTCGGGCTGGTCGTCGACGAGATCGACGGCAACGACGTGGTGTGCACCGTCACCGAGGGCGGCGCGGTCAGCAACAACAAGGGGATGTCGCTGCCCGGCATGAACGTGTCGGCCCCCGCGCTGTCGGAAAAGGACATCGAGGATCTGGAGTTCGCGCTTCAGATCGGCGTCGACCTGGTCGCGCTGTCGTTCGTCCGCTCACCCGCCGATATCGAACTCGTGCACGAGATCATGGACCGCGTCGGGCGGCGGGTGCCCGTCATCGCCAAGCTCGAGAAGCCCGAGGCCATCGACAACCTCGAAGCCATCGTGCTGGCTTTCGACGCGATCATGGTGGCCCGCGGGGACCTCGGTGTCGAACTGCCTCTGGAAGAGGTTCCGCTGGTGCAGAAGCGGGCCATCCAAATGGCAAGGGAGAACGCCAAACCCGTCATCGTCGCGACCCAGATGCTCGAGTCGATGATCGAGAATTCCCGGCCGACGCGCGCCGAGGCGTCGGATGTCGCGAACGCGGTGCTCGACGGCGCGGACGCCGTGATGCTGTCGGGCGAAACGTCGGTGGGCAAGTACCCGCTGGAGGTCGTCAAGACGATGGCCCGCATCGTGCGTGCGGTCGAAGAGAACTCGGTCGTCGTCCCGCCGCTCACGCACGTGCCCCGCACCAAACGCGGCGTCATCTCGTATGCCGCCCGCGATATCGGCGAGCGGCTGGATGCCAAGGCGCTGGTCGCCTACACGCAGTCCGGTGACACGGTCCGCCGGCTCGCACGGTTGCACACCCCGCTGCCGCTGCTGGCGTTCACGTCGCTGCCCGAGGTCCGCAGCCAGCTCGCGCTGAGCTGGGGCACCGAGACGTTCATCGTTCCGCACATTCAAACCACCGACGGCATGATCAAGCAGGTCGACAAGTCGCTGCTCGAACTCGGCCGCTACAAGAGGGGCGACCTGGTGGTCATCATCGCCGGCGCTCCACCGGGCACAGTAGGCTCCACGAATCTGATCCACGTGCACCGGATCGGGGAGGACGACGTCTAG
- a CDS encoding acyl-CoA thioesterase II — protein MSTADLDELLAILDLRQVDDDTYVGSHPSKNPVRTFGGQMMAQSLIAATRSLEHDLPPSALSVHFIAGGDPEKDLEFHIARLRDERRFANRRVDVMQDGALLTSAMVSYLAGGRSLEHGIEPPELPDPLTVPPVDDLLRGYEDVVPHFVNALRPIDWRYTNDPTWVMRSKGEKLTYNRVWMKAQGQMPDDPALHAAALAYASDTTVLDSIITTHGLSWGFDRIFAVTTNHSVWFHRPVRFDEWVLYSTSSPVAADSRGLGTGHFFDRSGQLLATVVQEGIVKHFPR, from the coding sequence GTGTCAACGGCAGATTTGGATGAGCTGCTGGCGATACTGGATCTCCGTCAGGTGGACGACGACACGTACGTCGGTTCGCATCCGAGTAAGAATCCGGTGCGCACATTCGGCGGTCAGATGATGGCGCAGTCGCTGATCGCGGCGACCCGCAGTCTCGAACATGACTTGCCGCCGAGCGCGCTGTCCGTGCATTTCATCGCCGGTGGCGACCCGGAGAAGGACCTCGAATTCCACATCGCGCGGCTTCGGGACGAGCGCCGCTTCGCCAACCGCCGCGTCGACGTGATGCAGGACGGCGCGCTGTTGACCAGCGCGATGGTGTCGTATCTGGCCGGTGGCCGCAGCCTGGAGCACGGGATCGAGCCGCCTGAGCTGCCGGACCCGTTGACCGTGCCACCGGTCGACGACCTGCTGCGCGGATACGAGGATGTTGTTCCGCATTTCGTGAACGCGCTGCGGCCGATCGATTGGCGCTATACCAACGATCCGACGTGGGTGATGCGCTCAAAGGGGGAGAAGCTCACTTACAACAGGGTCTGGATGAAGGCCCAGGGCCAAATGCCCGACGACCCCGCACTGCACGCCGCAGCACTGGCCTATGCGTCGGACACCACGGTGCTGGACTCGATCATCACCACCCACGGACTGTCGTGGGGGTTCGACCGGATCTTCGCGGTCACCACCAACCACTCGGTGTGGTTTCACCGCCCGGTGCGGTTCGACGAATGGGTGCTGTATTCGACCTCGTCGCCCGTGGCCGCCGATTCACGTGGCCTGGGCACGGGGCACTTCTTCGACCGGTCGGGTCAGTTGCTGGCGACCGTGGTGCAGGAGGGCATCGTCAAGCACTTCCCGCGCTAA
- a CDS encoding DUF4190 domain-containing protein → MSEPDKPETPPPPPPASPPAPPPPPAGPPPPSYGAYPGSYPPPQQAPYGGYAPPPSAPQNGLGIAALVTAIIALLTVVGGVVLGVVAVILGFLGWGKAKRGEATNGGVAIAGIVLGFLSIIEAIVVIGLFIWGFGEVGGTDLVDCLNRAGSDPAAQQECSDQFTQNLEDQFSITVTPTP, encoded by the coding sequence ATGAGCGAGCCGGACAAACCCGAAACGCCACCCCCGCCGCCGCCTGCGTCCCCGCCGGCACCCCCGCCCCCGCCGGCCGGACCCCCACCACCGTCCTACGGTGCGTATCCCGGCAGCTATCCGCCGCCGCAGCAGGCGCCGTACGGCGGGTACGCACCGCCACCGTCCGCACCCCAAAACGGTTTGGGAATCGCGGCATTGGTGACCGCCATCATCGCGCTGCTGACCGTCGTCGGTGGCGTCGTACTCGGCGTCGTCGCAGTGATTCTCGGGTTCCTCGGGTGGGGCAAGGCCAAGCGCGGGGAGGCGACCAACGGAGGCGTCGCTATCGCCGGGATCGTGCTCGGATTCCTCAGTATCATCGAGGCCATCGTCGTAATCGGGTTGTTCATATGGGGATTCGGTGAAGTCGGCGGAACCGACCTCGTCGACTGCCTGAACCGGGCCGGCTCGGATCCGGCCGCCCAGCAGGAGTGCTCGGACCAGTTCACCCAGAACCTCGAGGACCAGTTCTCGATCACCGTCACCCCAACGCCTTAG
- a CDS encoding ATP-binding cassette domain-containing protein has translation MFELLRPRLPRLLLAILFGVLSLGSALALAGVAAWLITRAWQMPPVLHLTVAAVAVRALGISRGVLGYCERLASHDTALRAAADVRERLYAQLAAGPADAVLRRHTGELVSDIGASVDELSDVLVRAAIPISVAAILGTAATVVIAVISPTAAIVMMLCLLLAGVVAPVLTARAATAAEQLAAQHRSQRDTAAMIALEHAPELRVSGRLDELLADADRQQRDWGRTIDRAAAPAALASAAPIAAIGASVLGAVICGIALAPTVAPTTVAILMLLPLSAFEATTALPAAGVQLARSRLAARRLHVLVNPDSDDARRPTVPEITLEPGARLAVTGPSGSGKTTLLMHLAGLLPEEIPSQTAFFAEDAHLFATTVRDNLLVARGDATDDELRATLHRVGLADWLDTLPVGLSTVLVGGAAAVSAGQRRRLLLARALVSKMPILLLDEPTEHLDAADGDRLLAEMLTPGALFPAERAVVVATHHLPADFESPVLNLGACEYPQTP, from the coding sequence ATGTTTGAGTTGTTGCGCCCGCGGCTTCCGCGGCTGCTGCTCGCCATCCTGTTCGGGGTGCTGTCCCTTGGCAGTGCGCTCGCTCTGGCGGGCGTGGCGGCATGGCTGATCACCAGGGCTTGGCAGATGCCGCCGGTGCTTCACCTTACGGTGGCGGCCGTGGCCGTCCGCGCACTAGGCATCTCGCGCGGAGTGCTGGGCTACTGCGAACGGCTGGCATCGCACGACACCGCCCTGCGCGCCGCCGCCGACGTCCGGGAGCGACTGTACGCACAGCTCGCCGCAGGACCGGCCGACGCGGTGCTGCGGCGGCATACCGGTGAACTGGTCAGCGACATCGGCGCATCGGTCGACGAGCTCTCCGACGTGCTCGTGCGCGCGGCGATACCCATATCGGTAGCGGCCATCCTCGGTACCGCTGCCACGGTGGTCATCGCGGTCATCTCCCCCACGGCCGCCATTGTCATGATGTTGTGCTTGTTGCTTGCCGGCGTCGTCGCACCCGTTCTGACCGCTCGAGCCGCGACGGCCGCTGAACAGCTTGCCGCACAACATCGTTCACAGCGCGATACAGCAGCCATGATCGCACTCGAACACGCGCCCGAGCTGCGGGTGAGCGGTCGGCTCGACGAGCTGCTGGCCGACGCCGACCGGCAGCAGCGCGACTGGGGCCGCACCATCGACCGGGCCGCGGCACCCGCCGCATTGGCGTCGGCCGCTCCCATCGCGGCCATCGGCGCCAGCGTGCTGGGTGCTGTCATCTGCGGAATCGCCCTGGCGCCGACCGTGGCGCCGACCACGGTCGCGATACTGATGCTGTTGCCGCTCTCCGCTTTTGAGGCGACGACAGCGCTGCCCGCCGCCGGTGTCCAGCTGGCACGTTCACGCCTCGCCGCACGCCGCCTGCACGTGCTGGTGAACCCGGACAGCGACGACGCGCGCCGTCCGACGGTCCCCGAGATCACCCTCGAACCCGGTGCCAGACTGGCAGTCACCGGCCCCAGTGGCTCTGGGAAGACGACACTGCTCATGCACCTCGCGGGTCTACTGCCCGAGGAGATCCCATCGCAAACCGCCTTCTTTGCCGAGGATGCACACCTGTTCGCGACGACCGTTCGCGACAACCTCCTTGTCGCGCGTGGCGATGCGACCGACGACGAGCTCCGTGCAACTCTGCATCGAGTGGGGCTGGCCGATTGGCTCGACACGCTGCCCGTCGGCCTGTCCACCGTTCTCGTCGGCGGGGCCGCCGCCGTTTCGGCGGGGCAGCGCAGGAGACTGCTGCTGGCCCGCGCGCTCGTTTCGAAGATGCCGATCCTGTTGCTCGACGAGCCCACCGAACACCTCGACGCCGCCGACGGCGATCGGCTACTCGCCGAGATGCTGACCCCCGGCGCTCTGTTCCCCGCCGAGCGCGCGGTCGTCGTCGCCACCCATCACCTGCCGGCCGACTTTGAAAGTCCCGTCCTCAATCTCGGAGCCTGCGAGTACCCTCAGACACCATGA